Genomic window (Pseudomonadota bacterium):
CGCCGCTGTTCGGCGGGATCGCGACGTCGTCGCCGCCGATGCGCGCCGCGGTCGACCTCCTCGCCGCCGCCGCCGAGAGCGACGCCCCGGTGATCGTCTCGGGCGAGAGTGGGACCGGCAAGGAGCTCGCCGCGGCGTTCGTGCACGAGAGGAGCGCTCGGAGCAAGGGCCCGCTCGTCAAGGTCAACTGCGCGGCGATCCCGGCGGGGCTGCTCGAGGCGGAGATGTTCGGCGCCGCGGCCGGCGCGTTCACCGGCGCGACGCGCGCGCGCGGAGGGCGCTTCGAGGCGGCCGAGGGCGGGACGCTCCTGCTCGACGAGATCACCGAGATGGACGCCGGGCTCCAGGCGAAGCTGCTGCGCGTGATCCAGGAGAAGGAGTACGAGCCGGTCGGGGCCGTCCGTCCGCGCCGCGCCGACGTCCGGATCGTGGCGAGCACGAACCGCGCCATCGACGCGGCGATCCGCTCGGGCGTCTTCCGGGAGGATCTGTACTTCCGCCTCAACGTCTTCGAGGTCGTGCTGCCTCCGCTCAGGGAGCGGCCCGACGACATCCTCCCGCTGGCGCGACACTTCGTCCGCGAGCTCGCGGGAGAGCGGCCGCGCCGCCTGGCGAGGGAGACCGAGGCCGCGCTCGCGGCGCACGCGTGGCCCGGCAACGTGCGGGAGCTGCGCAACACCATCGAGCGCGCGGTGATCCTCGCACGCGGCGGGGTCGTCCACCCGGAGCACCTGCCGCCCGGCATCGCGGCCGGGGCAATTGTGCCCGGCGCACCCCCGCGGACAGCCGCGTCCTCGCCGCCGCGCGCCGGGACCAAGGTGCACGACATGGAGCGCCAGCTGATCGTCGAGACGCTCGATGGGACCTCCGGCAACCGCACCCGCGCCGCCGAGTCGCTCGGGATGAGCCGCCGCGCCCTCCTCTACAAGCTGAAGCGGTACGGGATCGACGGGTGATCTCGAAGTTTTAGTAGCCGCGCTCCATCGAAGCCCGTAGAATGCCGCGCAGGAAAATGGACGCCACCCCATGCCATACCGCCCGGAAGGGCGCGGGAGCCACGGCGGGCGCGCGCGGCGGTCCTGTCGGCAAGGCGAGACCCTTCCTGAAGTGGGCGGGCGGCAAGCGGCAGCTCTTGCCCGCGATCCGCGCCAACCTGCCGGAGAAGTTCAAGCGGTACTTCGAGCCGTTCGTCGGCGGCGGCGCCGTGTTCTTCGACCTCGAGCCGCGGCGGGCCGTCCTCTCGGACGCCAACGCGGAGCTCGTCAACTGCTACGCGGCGGTGCGCGACAACGTGGACGCCTTGATCCGCGCGCTCCGCGGCCACGTCTATGACAGGGATTACTACTACCGAATCCGCGCGCTCTCCCCTGATTCGCTCGACGAGGTGGAGCGCGCCGCGAGGACGATCTACCTGAACAAGACGGGCTTCAACGGGCTCTACCGCGTCAACAGCAAGGGCGTGTTCAACGTCCCGTTCGGCAGGTTCAAGAACCCGAACATCTGCGACGAGCCGACGCTGCGCGCCTGCTCGGCGCGGCTCGCCGGGGTGGAGGTCCGGTGCCGCCCGTTCTATGCCGTGATCGACGACGCCGCCGCCGGGGACTTCGTCTACTTCGATCCTCCCTACATCCCGCTCTCGAAGACGTCGTACTTCACGGCGTACAACGACTTGAAGTTCGATCTCGACGACCAGGAGCGGCTGGCGCGCGTGTTCGAGCAGCTCGCGGATCGCGGCGTCCGGGTGATGCTCTCGAACTCGGACGTCGATTGGGTCCGCGAGCGCTACGCGCGGTACGCCCCGAAGAGCGTCCTTGCGCCGAGATCGGTCAACTCCGTGGTGTCGGCGAGAGGCCTCGTGCGGGAGCTCCTCGTCACGAGCTACTGATTCCTCGGGTGCCGGGAGCGGGCATGGGGACCAGAATTCATCGCGCGGGGATGGCGTTGGCGCTGCTCGCCGCGATCCTGGCCGACGGGTGCCGCCGTCCGGAGGTCGCGAGCGAGCTCGACGTCGCGCCGGGCGAGGCCGCGCCGACGCCGCGCGAGCTCCTGGATCGGGCCGAGGATCGCCGCGCCTTCTCCGACGATCTCGCCGCGCTCGCCGACTCCGGAGATCGCGAGATCAGGGCGCGCCTCGCCCTCGCGCTCGGCCGCATCGGCGATCCGCGCGCGGTGCCGTCGCTGCTCCGGCTCCTGCGGGACGACGACGCGTTGGTGCGCGAGGAGGCGGTCTTCTCGATAGGCCTTCTCGCGGATCGCGCCGGCACGGCCGCGATAGAGGCCGTCGTCGCGGCCCTGGGCGCCGGCGACGACCTCGTGCCCGTGTCCGTGGCGCTCGACGCGCTCGGGCGAGTCGCCGCTAAGACGGAGCTCCACCACCTGGCCGCGCACCTCGACGCGGCCGATCCCGGCGAACGCGCGGCGGCGGCGCGCGCGCTCGGCCTCGCTGGCCAGCGGGGTCTCCCGTTCGACGCCGCCGCAACGGCGAAGCTCGCCGCCGCGCTCGGCGACGAGGCGGAGCCCGTCCGCTTCATGGCCGCGTTCGCCCTTTTCCGCGGAGGCCTCGCGGCGTCCGAGGACGCCTCGGCCGCCCCGCTGCGCCGCGCCGCGGCCCAGGATCCCTCCGCGGAGGTCCGCGCGATGGCGCTGCGCGCGCTCGCCAAGGGGGCGGCGCTCGACGACGCCGATCACGACCGCGCGATGGCGGACGTCGACGATCGCGTCGCGGCCACGGCCATGCTCGTCATCGGGAACATCCCCGAGGACCTTCGGTGCGGGGTCGCCGCGCGGGCGCTCGCCTCGATCGCCGCGCGGTTGGAGCGCTCCCCGCCGGATCTCGACGGGACCTTCGCCCACGTCGCGCGGACGGCGCTCGAGCAGTCGATCGGGTGCGAGGGCGGCGACGTCTCGCGCGCGGCGCAGAGAATCGCGGCCGCCCTGCCGAAGGCCGCACCCTCCTCGGCGCCGAGCGCCGGCGAGGCGCGCGTGCGCTGCCTGGCGCGGCTCGTCGGCGGCGGCGACGCCCTGTCGCTCGTGGCGTGCGATCCGGCCCGCCCGCACGCCGGGAAGCGGATGCTGGTCCTGAAGCTCGGCGCCCTCGGGAGCCCGAGCTCAAAGGACGTCCGCACGCTCGCGGCGCTCTCCGCCGAGCCGGACCTGCGGGTCGCGGCGCCGGCGCTCGAGGCGCTCGCCAAGATCCGCCGGAGCGACGCACGGGCCGCCGTCGTCGCGGCGCTCGACGACGATCACGCGCCGAAGGTGAGCGCCGCGCTCGACGGGATCGCCGCCGCGGCGGACAACTTCAAGGCGGGCGCCGCGCCCGTCGCCGGGATCGGCGCCGTCGTCGACAGGTTCGATCCCGTCGAGGAAGGCCACGGCCCGCTGCTCTCGGCCGTCGGTGCGCTCGGCGCCCTCGGGGACGCCGGGGCGATCGCGCTCCTCGCGCGCCTCGCCGCAAACCTGCGGCCGGAGGTGCGCGTTGCGGCGCTGGACGCGCTCTCGAAGATCCCGGGGGGCGCCGCTCCCGCGCTGCTCCCGCCCCTCGAGCCGGCCCGGCCGGCCTCTCACGCGCCCGCGCCGGAGCTCGCGGGCAAGGAGCTCCTCGCCACGGTCTCGACGACCCGCGGGGATTTCGTCGTGCGCCTCCGGCAGGAGCTCGCGCCGGCGACGGTCGAGAGCTTCGTCGATCTGGCCGG
Coding sequences:
- a CDS encoding sigma-54 dependent transcriptional regulator; translation: PLFGGIATSSPPMRAAVDLLAAAAESDAPVIVSGESGTGKELAAAFVHERSARSKGPLVKVNCAAIPAGLLEAEMFGAAAGAFTGATRARGGRFEAAEGGTLLLDEITEMDAGLQAKLLRVIQEKEYEPVGAVRPRRADVRIVASTNRAIDAAIRSGVFREDLYFRLNVFEVVLPPLRERPDDILPLARHFVRELAGERPRRLARETEAALAAHAWPGNVRELRNTIERAVILARGGVVHPEHLPPGIAAGAIVPGAPPRTAASSPPRAGTKVHDMERQLIVETLDGTSGNRTRAAESLGMSRRALLYKLKRYGIDG
- a CDS encoding peptidylprolyl isomerase; protein product: MGTRIHRAGMALALLAAILADGCRRPEVASELDVAPGEAAPTPRELLDRAEDRRAFSDDLAALADSGDREIRARLALALGRIGDPRAVPSLLRLLRDDDALVREEAVFSIGLLADRAGTAAIEAVVAALGAGDDLVPVSVALDALGRVAAKTELHHLAAHLDAADPGERAAAARALGLAGQRGLPFDAAATAKLAAALGDEAEPVRFMAAFALFRGGLAASEDASAAPLRRAAAQDPSAEVRAMALRALAKGAALDDADHDRAMADVDDRVAATAMLVIGNIPEDLRCGVAARALASIAARLERSPPDLDGTFAHVARTALEQSIGCEGGDVSRAAQRIAAALPKAAPSSAPSAGEARVRCLARLVGGGDALSLVACDPARPHAGKRMLVLKLGALGSPSSKDVRTLAALSAEPDLRVAAPALEALAKIRRSDARAAVVAALDDDHAPKVSAALDGIAAAADNFKAGAAPVAGIGAVVDRFDPVEEGHGPLLSAVGALGALGDAGAIALLARLAANLRPEVRVAALDALSKIPGGAAPALLPPLEPARPASHAPAPELAGKELLATVSTTRGDFVVRLRQELAPATVESFVDLAGRDLFDGTEIHRVVPNLVVQAGDPTGSGLGDAGYALRCELSAAPYERGTVGMALSGKDTGGSQFFVALSRQPHLDGHYTAFGEVTRGMEVLDVIEEGDLILDVDVSAGDIPPPGAPAQSP
- a CDS encoding DNA adenine methylase; translation: MDATPCHTARKGAGATAGARGGPVGKARPFLKWAGGKRQLLPAIRANLPEKFKRYFEPFVGGGAVFFDLEPRRAVLSDANAELVNCYAAVRDNVDALIRALRGHVYDRDYYYRIRALSPDSLDEVERAARTIYLNKTGFNGLYRVNSKGVFNVPFGRFKNPNICDEPTLRACSARLAGVEVRCRPFYAVIDDAAAGDFVYFDPPYIPLSKTSYFTAYNDLKFDLDDQERLARVFEQLADRGVRVMLSNSDVDWVRERYARYAPKSVLAPRSVNSVVSARGLVRELLVTSY